From Enterococcus mundtii, the proteins below share one genomic window:
- a CDS encoding EndoU domain-containing protein has protein sequence MKITEYYNRKALRHVEGEVRPGKDGVPVLKGAHSRRPDFYNPDSGVDYEPTGTVVEGRPFEAKVRYDGKYKRTNSTVFPDNWDAEKITSEVEQIVKKEVPNIPGRHPFSGESTEGFTIEGHANVKANGKITVATAYPIIK, from the coding sequence TTGAAAATCACTGAATACTATAACCGTAAAGCCTTGCGTCATGTGGAGGGAGAGGTAAGACCGGGGAAAGATGGTGTACCTGTACTTAAAGGTGCTCATTCACGCCGCCCTGATTTTTATAATCCAGACAGTGGAGTGGATTATGAACCAACTGGGACAGTGGTGGAAGGACGACCTTTTGAGGCGAAAGTTAGATATGATGGGAAATATAAGAGAACTAACTCTACTGTTTTTCCTGACAACTGGGATGCAGAGAAAATTACGAGTGAAGTAGAGCAAATTGTAAAAAAAGAGGTTCCGAATATACCGGGGAGACATCCTTTTAGTGGTGAAAGTACAGAAGGTTTTACGATAGAAGGACATGCGAATGTTAAAGCAAATGGAAAAATTACGGTTGCGACAGCATATCCGATTATAAAATAA